The Rubrobacter naiadicus genome window below encodes:
- a CDS encoding NADP-dependent oxidoreductase, giving the protein MRAVAIDGFGGRERMRLVELPTPEVSPEGVLVRVRAAGVGPWDVKEREGFFGERSFPHVLGLEGAGVVEAAGPQAGGFAEGDEVYLASGGCYAEYVTAPAGVVARKPASLSFEEAAAVPIAGCTAHQALFDEIGLRRDETILIAGATGGVGTFAVQLASGVIGARVIGTASPHNHDYLRDLGAEAAIDYHGDWVSAVREAAPDGVDAVFDCVGGETFRRSFGAVRDGGRVVSIVAFGEEVEEARGISYHAFSATSDRPRLERLAEMIDAGRLRVEVADVLPLARAAEAHERVESGHTRGKIVLRVADQ; this is encoded by the coding sequence ATGCGTGCGGTGGCGATAGACGGGTTCGGCGGCCGGGAGCGCATGAGGCTCGTGGAGCTCCCGACGCCGGAGGTCTCCCCCGAGGGCGTCCTCGTACGCGTCCGGGCCGCAGGGGTCGGCCCCTGGGACGTCAAGGAGCGCGAGGGCTTCTTCGGGGAGAGGAGCTTCCCCCACGTCCTCGGGCTCGAGGGCGCGGGCGTGGTCGAGGCGGCCGGTCCGCAGGCCGGAGGGTTCGCCGAGGGTGATGAGGTCTACCTCGCTTCGGGTGGCTGCTACGCGGAGTACGTCACCGCCCCGGCCGGGGTAGTGGCCCGCAAACCGGCCTCGCTCTCCTTCGAGGAGGCCGCGGCGGTCCCGATCGCGGGCTGCACGGCGCATCAGGCGCTCTTCGACGAGATAGGTCTCCGTCGCGACGAGACCATCCTCATCGCCGGGGCAACGGGCGGCGTGGGTACCTTCGCCGTCCAGCTGGCTTCCGGCGTGATCGGGGCACGGGTCATAGGGACCGCGAGCCCCCACAACCACGACTACCTGCGCGATCTCGGCGCAGAGGCGGCCATCGACTACCACGGCGATTGGGTCTCAGCGGTGAGGGAAGCCGCTCCGGATGGTGTTGACGCCGTCTTCGACTGCGTCGGCGGCGAGACCTTCAGAAGGAGCTTCGGCGCGGTGCGCGACGGCGGGCGCGTCGTCTCGATAGTCGCCTTCGGCGAGGAGGTGGAGGAGGCGAGAGGCATCTCCTACCACGCCTTCAGCGCGACCTCCGACCGCCCCAGGCTGGAGAGGTTAGCGGAGATGATCGACGCCGGCAGGCTGCGCGTCGAGGTCGCGGACGTCCTGCCGCTCGCGAGAGCGGCCGAGGCCCACGAGCGGGTGGAGTCCGGCCACACTCGCGGCAAGATCGTACTCAGGGTGGCGGATCAGTAG
- a CDS encoding SgcJ/EcaC family oxidoreductase — protein MQKKTSYPNDEAAIQGLIQELGEAWDRGDADAYASLFTEDADYVVFDGTHLKGRQEIAEAHRPLFERFMKGSRLVTESSSLRFLSPDVALIHSRGAILRAHQNHPSSRRLSVQTMVAVREGEEGWRLAAFQNTRYRPFARTLLGRLLALARFTPRPG, from the coding sequence ATGCAGAAGAAAACGTCATACCCGAATGACGAAGCCGCCATCCAGGGTCTCATACAGGAGTTAGGTGAGGCCTGGGACCGGGGTGACGCCGACGCCTACGCCTCCCTGTTCACCGAAGACGCCGACTACGTCGTCTTCGACGGAACGCATCTCAAAGGACGCCAGGAAATCGCCGAGGCCCACCGGCCGCTCTTCGAGCGGTTCATGAAAGGCTCCCGCCTCGTCACCGAGTCCTCCTCGCTGCGCTTCCTCTCACCCGACGTGGCTCTCATCCACAGCAGGGGAGCCATCCTCCGGGCACACCAGAATCATCCCTCGAGCCGACGGCTCTCAGTCCAGACGATGGTCGCCGTCAGAGAAGGAGAGGAAGGCTGGCGCCTCGCCGCGTTCCAGAACACCCGCTACCGGCCGTTCGCACGAACCCTCCTGGGACGACTGCTGGCGCTCGCACGCTTCACGCCACGCCCGGGATGA
- a CDS encoding DoxX family protein, translating into MKDLSQLVLRGTAGTLLAGHGSQKLFGWFGGPGPEGTRGMMEALNLKPAERWALVGGASEFGGGVLTALGLLHPVGPLGIIGAMAMATRKVHWDKPIWVTAGGAELPVTNIAIALSLMLSGPGRYSLDRLFGIRLPGWVGPVGLVVALAAVAKAVQESEEQAQEEGE; encoded by the coding sequence GTGAAGGATCTTTCGCAGCTCGTGCTGAGGGGGACTGCGGGTACGCTCCTCGCCGGGCACGGTTCGCAGAAGCTCTTCGGGTGGTTCGGGGGCCCCGGACCCGAGGGGACCAGGGGGATGATGGAGGCTCTCAACCTCAAGCCGGCCGAACGCTGGGCGCTCGTCGGCGGTGCCTCGGAGTTCGGTGGCGGCGTGCTCACCGCGCTTGGGCTCCTCCACCCGGTGGGGCCGCTCGGGATCATCGGGGCGATGGCGATGGCCACGCGCAAGGTGCACTGGGACAAGCCGATCTGGGTGACAGCAGGCGGCGCGGAGCTCCCGGTGACCAACATCGCGATCGCGCTCTCGCTCATGCTCTCCGGGCCCGGCCGGTATTCGCTGGACCGGCTCTTCGGCATCCGGCTTCCCGGCTGGGTGGGGCCGGTCGGTCTCGTGGTCGCGCTCGCCGCCGTCGCGAAAGCCGTTCAGGAGAGCGAGGAGCAGGCGCAGGAGGAGGGAGAGTAG
- a CDS encoding MarR family winged helix-turn-helix transcriptional regulator, with protein MNRGSGEEIRETTGHLLARVSRAHRGRVGRELAELGLHPGQELVLAELWREDGLRVCELAGRLGVEPPTATRMVQRLERCGFVERRRDPEDARSFRVYLSGRGRSAVERVFRCWEQVEQEALDGLSSEERALLRGLLERVRGNLEGVTGVNG; from the coding sequence GTGAACCGCGGAAGCGGAGAAGAGATCAGAGAGACCACCGGGCATCTGCTGGCTCGGGTGAGCAGGGCTCACCGGGGCAGGGTCGGGCGTGAGCTGGCGGAGCTCGGGCTGCACCCGGGGCAGGAGCTGGTGCTGGCGGAGTTGTGGCGGGAGGACGGTCTGCGGGTGTGCGAGCTGGCCGGGCGGCTCGGGGTGGAACCGCCGACGGCGACCCGGATGGTCCAGCGTCTGGAGCGCTGCGGGTTCGTCGAGCGGCGGAGGGATCCCGAGGATGCGCGCAGCTTCCGGGTGTATCTGTCCGGGCGAGGACGGAGTGCGGTGGAACGCGTCTTCCGCTGCTGGGAGCAGGTCGAGCAGGAGGCGCTCGACGGTCTGAGCAGTGAAGAGAGGGCTCTTCTGCGAGGCCTTCTGGAGAGGGTACGAGGCAACCTGGAGGGGGTGACGGGCGTTAACGGGTAG
- a CDS encoding TetR/AcrR family transcriptional regulator codes for MRKDAARNRERILDAARALFSERGVTGVTMSEIARAAGVGKGTLYRRFPNKGLLCEALLDEPTRVFQRRTMKLVSESGIGALEKLDRFLEETAFFIEENLELLYGGQEPLCGSDRVERFSHPAYDWHRWTVLVLLREAEREGSIRRGLDLEYLAHALLAPLAVDLYYYQRHVLGFSPERIARGLRDLASERL; via the coding sequence ATGAGGAAAGACGCGGCGCGCAATCGGGAGAGGATCCTCGATGCGGCGCGCGCTCTGTTCTCCGAGCGCGGGGTGACGGGGGTGACGATGTCCGAGATCGCCCGGGCCGCCGGGGTCGGGAAGGGGACGCTCTACCGGCGTTTCCCGAACAAGGGGCTCCTGTGCGAGGCCCTCCTCGACGAGCCCACCCGCGTCTTCCAGCGACGGACGATGAAGCTCGTCTCGGAGAGCGGGATCGGTGCGCTGGAGAAGCTGGATCGGTTTCTGGAGGAGACGGCCTTCTTCATCGAGGAGAACCTGGAGCTGCTCTACGGTGGGCAGGAGCCGCTCTGCGGCTCGGACAGGGTCGAGCGGTTCTCACACCCGGCCTACGACTGGCATCGGTGGACCGTGCTGGTGCTGTTGAGAGAAGCCGAGCGGGAGGGTTCGATCAGACGGGGGCTCGACCTCGAGTATCTCGCGCACGCCCTGCTCGCCCCGCTCGCGGTGGATCTCTACTACTACCAGCGGCACGTGCTCGGGTTCAGTCCGGAGCGGATAGCCCGCGGGCTGCGCGACCTCGCCTCGGAGAGGCTCTAG
- a CDS encoding PPOX class F420-dependent oxidoreductase, which yields MSEKTSSVIPHKFEDLLGSEALAHVATIGPKGEPQSNPVWFDWDGEYIKFSQTKTRQKYRNLRRDPRVALSIVDPENPYRYLEVRGVVERIEDDPNFDFINAMAKKYLGVDEYPDRRPGEERVIIYVRPEHTTHMG from the coding sequence TTGAGCGAGAAGACTTCCTCCGTCATCCCGCATAAGTTCGAGGATCTGCTCGGGAGCGAGGCCCTGGCCCACGTGGCGACCATAGGTCCCAAAGGCGAGCCTCAGAGCAACCCGGTGTGGTTCGACTGGGACGGAGAGTACATAAAGTTCAGCCAGACCAAGACGCGCCAGAAGTACCGCAACCTCAGGCGCGACCCGAGGGTAGCCCTCTCGATCGTCGATCCCGAGAACCCTTACCGCTACCTCGAGGTACGCGGTGTGGTGGAGCGCATCGAGGACGATCCGAACTTCGACTTCATAAACGCGATGGCCAAGAAGTACCTCGGGGTGGACGAATACCCCGACCGGCGGCCGGGAGAGGAGCGGGTGATAATCTACGTCCGTCCCGAGCACACCACCCACATGGGCTGA
- a CDS encoding glycerol-3-phosphate responsive antiterminator yields MKQAERTEPKPLVRRLLLALAENPVIPAVRAPDETLEELLAGDHPAIFVLGGDVFKIVELCRRARRRPPVCINVDMVGGIASDASGLGFLSGRVDGIISTHRHVIEIAKQTELLTIQRLFAIDSSAVRRGMKLIRQADPDGVEILPGIVYPEIAAEYASILKPLTLAGGLVKDPQTVRAIVGAGAAGVSTSTATLWRSLDAEPASL; encoded by the coding sequence GTGAAGCAAGCCGAGAGAACGGAGCCCAAGCCGCTCGTGCGCCGGCTGCTCCTCGCGCTGGCCGAGAACCCTGTGATACCCGCGGTGCGCGCTCCGGACGAGACGCTGGAGGAACTGCTCGCCGGGGACCACCCGGCCATCTTCGTCCTCGGTGGGGACGTCTTCAAGATCGTCGAGCTCTGTCGTCGCGCCCGGCGTCGACCCCCGGTCTGCATAAACGTGGACATGGTAGGCGGGATAGCCTCCGATGCCAGCGGGCTCGGATTCCTCTCCGGCAGGGTGGATGGGATCATCTCCACCCACCGCCACGTCATAGAGATCGCGAAGCAGACCGAGCTGCTCACGATCCAGCGCCTCTTCGCCATAGATTCCAGCGCCGTCAGGCGCGGGATGAAGCTCATCCGCCAGGCCGACCCAGACGGCGTGGAGATACTGCCCGGTATCGTCTACCCGGAGATCGCCGCCGAGTACGCCAGCATCCTCAAGCCGCTCACCCTCGCCGGCGGGCTCGTCAAAGACCCGCAGACGGTGCGTGCGATCGTGGGTGCCGGCGCGGCCGGAGTCTCGACCAGCACCGCGACCCTGTGGCGCTCCCTTGACGCGGAGCCCGCCAGCCTGTAA
- a CDS encoding DNA integrity scanning protein DisA nucleotide-binding domain protein, with protein sequence MAKGKRTLFREICSEKRGVNTRVLEQTVSLAVEIAREGREGRKIGTLFVVGDSEEVLRRSKTLILDPLEGHPEERKHIEDANMRETIKELAQLDGAFVVSDEGVVVSATRYIDTTSEGVELPLGLGSRHMAAASVTRQTGAVAIVVSESSMVRMFDDGELISEIVPEFWMWDGYNSRLEGKTFTRTEEDITVIGKSDR encoded by the coding sequence TTGGCCAAAGGCAAGAGGACGCTCTTCAGGGAGATATGCTCCGAAAAGCGGGGGGTGAACACGCGGGTCCTGGAGCAGACCGTATCCCTGGCGGTCGAGATAGCGCGCGAGGGGCGCGAGGGACGCAAGATAGGCACGCTGTTCGTCGTCGGGGACTCCGAGGAAGTCCTCAGGCGCTCGAAGACCCTGATCCTCGACCCCCTGGAGGGGCATCCGGAGGAGCGCAAGCACATAGAGGACGCCAACATGCGTGAGACGATAAAGGAGCTCGCCCAGCTCGATGGGGCCTTCGTCGTCTCGGACGAGGGCGTCGTCGTCTCGGCCACCCGCTACATCGACACGACCTCCGAGGGGGTCGAGCTGCCGCTGGGGCTGGGCAGCCGCCACATGGCCGCGGCCTCGGTGACCCGGCAGACCGGGGCGGTCGCGATAGTCGTCTCGGAGAGCTCGATGGTCCGGATGTTCGACGACGGGGAGCTGATCTCGGAGATCGTCCCAGAGTTCTGGATGTGGGACGGTTACAACTCCCGCCTCGAAGGAAAGACCTTCACCCGCACCGAGGAGGACATCACGGTCATCGGGAAGTCCGACCGGTAG
- the selD gene encoding selenide, water dikinase SelD: MDERTRIRLTKYSTKAGUASKFAPGDLEQALSELVPGDADGLVSGMESRDDAGYVPFGGGLLLQTVDFFTPIVDDPYRFGQIAAANALSDVYAMGGEPLTAMNLVAFPCSLDLGILREILAGGLSKIEEAGARLCGGHSVQDDEPKYGLSVTGFVEKEHVTRNAGARPGDKLVLTKPLGTGILTTALKRDLLPEKHLEETVRWATHLNRGARDAAREVGVSAATDVTGYGLLGHLSEMLEASGTGAIVHRRSVPLLDRASSLAAEGCYPGGLNNNRTYLQEKVHPDGVSEEELLPLYDPQTSGGLLLSVPADKTRALVQALKARGELAAVIGEITEDSGVRVIP, translated from the coding sequence ATGGACGAGCGAACGAGGATAAGGCTCACCAAGTACTCCACCAAGGCCGGTTGAGCGTCGAAGTTCGCTCCAGGGGACCTGGAGCAGGCACTTTCGGAGCTCGTTCCCGGCGACGCCGACGGACTCGTGAGCGGGATGGAGAGCCGCGACGATGCGGGCTACGTCCCGTTCGGGGGTGGCCTCTTGCTGCAGACGGTGGACTTCTTCACCCCGATCGTGGACGACCCGTACCGATTCGGCCAGATCGCCGCGGCCAACGCCCTCTCGGATGTCTACGCGATGGGCGGCGAGCCCCTTACCGCGATGAACCTGGTCGCCTTCCCCTGCTCGCTCGACCTCGGCATACTGCGTGAGATCCTCGCCGGAGGCCTCTCGAAGATAGAGGAGGCCGGAGCGCGGCTGTGCGGTGGACACTCGGTCCAGGACGACGAACCGAAGTACGGCCTCTCGGTCACCGGATTCGTCGAGAAGGAGCACGTCACCAGAAACGCCGGGGCACGCCCCGGGGATAAACTCGTCCTGACCAAACCTCTGGGCACCGGCATCCTGACCACCGCTCTCAAGCGCGACCTTCTCCCGGAGAAGCACCTCGAAGAGACCGTACGCTGGGCCACCCACCTCAACCGCGGCGCCCGCGACGCGGCCCGCGAGGTCGGCGTCTCCGCCGCCACGGACGTCACCGGCTACGGGCTGCTCGGCCACCTCTCAGAGATGCTCGAGGCGAGCGGGACAGGGGCGATCGTGCACCGGCGTAGCGTCCCGTTGCTCGATCGCGCCTCTTCGCTCGCCGCAGAGGGCTGCTACCCCGGCGGCCTGAACAACAACCGCACCTATCTGCAGGAGAAGGTGCATCCGGATGGCGTATCGGAGGAGGAGCTCCTGCCGCTCTACGACCCGCAGACGAGCGGAGGCCTCCTGCTCTCGGTCCCGGCAGACAAGACCAGAGCGCTGGTGCAGGCGCTCAAGGCCCGCGGGGAACTCGCGGCCGTCATCGGGGAGATCACTGAGGACTCCGGGGTCAGGGTGATCCCCTAG
- a CDS encoding ring-cleaving dioxygenase yields MNETKAVTHGLHHLTAISGPPRENVRFYSEVLGMRLVKKTVNFDDPTTYHLYYGDEVGRPGTIITFFPWPGAPRGRKGAGQVITTAVSVPADSLGYWTQRLIENGVRFEKPRERLGDTVLGFQDPDGLRLELVAGRKETRQGYFGGPVPPESAVRGLHHVTLAVEGAEKTAELLTEHLGFRKVGEAEGRVRFAAGDGKPGSLVDVSEAAGFPGGSTGVGTVHHVAFRVPDEESQLALREELFSLGYNMTPVMDRKYFRSVYFREPGGILFEIATDPPGFTVDEDPDHLGERLQLPPWLEHERDRLQEVLPALPTG; encoded by the coding sequence ATGAACGAGACTAAGGCCGTAACCCACGGGTTACACCACCTCACCGCGATATCCGGCCCGCCGCGCGAGAACGTGCGGTTCTACTCGGAAGTCCTGGGGATGCGTCTGGTGAAGAAGACGGTGAACTTCGACGACCCCACAACCTACCACCTCTACTACGGCGACGAGGTGGGCCGTCCCGGCACGATCATCACCTTCTTCCCCTGGCCGGGCGCCCCGAGAGGACGCAAGGGGGCGGGGCAGGTGATCACGACCGCCGTCTCCGTACCCGCGGACTCGCTCGGATACTGGACACAGAGGCTCATAGAAAATGGAGTCCGCTTCGAAAAGCCGCGTGAGCGGTTAGGGGACACGGTTCTCGGCTTCCAGGATCCTGACGGGTTACGTCTGGAGCTCGTCGCAGGCAGGAAGGAGACCCGGCAGGGATACTTCGGCGGTCCCGTCCCACCGGAGAGCGCGGTGCGCGGGCTGCACCACGTCACGCTCGCCGTCGAAGGTGCCGAGAAGACCGCCGAGCTCCTCACCGAACACCTCGGTTTCCGGAAGGTCGGCGAGGCGGAGGGCCGGGTTCGGTTCGCCGCCGGGGACGGGAAGCCGGGCTCGCTCGTGGACGTCTCGGAGGCCGCGGGGTTCCCGGGCGGCAGCACGGGGGTGGGCACAGTCCACCACGTGGCCTTCCGGGTCCCGGACGAAGAGAGCCAGCTCGCGCTGAGGGAGGAGCTATTCTCTCTCGGTTACAACATGACCCCGGTCATGGACCGCAAGTACTTCCGCTCGGTCTACTTCCGCGAGCCCGGCGGCATCCTCTTCGAGATCGCGACCGACCCTCCCGGCTTCACCGTGGACGAGGACCCCGACCACCTCGGAGAGAGGCTCCAGCTGCCGCCGTGGCTCGAGCACGAACGCGACAGACTACAAGAGGTTCTCCCCGCCCTCCCCACCGGCTGA
- a CDS encoding MarR family winged helix-turn-helix transcriptional regulator, whose protein sequence is MLAELEREVRQTNVLGEFFFRAIADRVGLNAIDLQVVNILDMTGPVTAGELAEMTGVTTGAITGLINRLERVGLVRRERDPEDRRRVIVRLVPNEEFMRKAGPIFDSIGRSWAGLVSDYDDEQLAFLVDFLRRSNAMTRAEIYKLRGGEGGEFVSPLGGVERGRLVFAAGASRVTIHADPDLEELYRAHFEGPSPEVREKGGTVTIRYPRRFRPMEWRRRSGRVTLNAGIPWEIEVRGGASELVADLAVLKLSSLEIKGGASKVEVSLPEPEGKVPVRISGGASGITLSRPREAAARMVVKGGVSRLDFDGQRLGAVGGTLRLQSTGYGGSGDHYEIVLSGGASRLDVVTR, encoded by the coding sequence TTGCTGGCGGAGCTTGAGAGGGAGGTCCGCCAGACGAACGTGCTCGGGGAGTTCTTCTTCCGGGCCATAGCGGACAGGGTCGGGTTGAACGCGATAGACCTGCAGGTCGTGAACATACTGGACATGACTGGACCGGTGACGGCGGGTGAGCTCGCGGAGATGACGGGGGTGACGACCGGGGCGATCACGGGTCTTATCAACCGGCTGGAGAGGGTTGGGCTGGTGCGGCGGGAGCGGGATCCTGAGGACCGCCGGCGGGTGATCGTCCGGCTGGTTCCGAACGAGGAGTTCATGCGTAAGGCCGGTCCGATCTTCGACTCCATCGGGAGGTCCTGGGCCGGGCTGGTCTCCGACTACGACGACGAGCAGCTGGCCTTCCTGGTGGACTTTCTGAGGCGCAGCAACGCCATGACCAGGGCTGAGATCTACAAGCTGCGGGGGGGAGAGGGAGGGGAGTTCGTATCACCGCTCGGTGGGGTGGAGCGCGGGAGGCTGGTGTTCGCGGCCGGGGCGTCGCGGGTGACCATCCACGCCGACCCGGACCTTGAGGAACTCTACAGGGCGCACTTCGAGGGGCCCTCTCCCGAGGTGAGGGAGAAGGGCGGCACCGTCACCATCCGCTATCCGCGGCGCTTCAGGCCGATGGAGTGGCGCAGGAGGTCCGGGAGGGTCACGCTGAACGCCGGAATCCCGTGGGAGATCGAGGTTCGGGGAGGGGCCTCGGAGCTCGTGGCGGACCTCGCGGTTCTCAAGCTCTCCTCGCTCGAGATCAAAGGCGGGGCCAGCAAGGTGGAGGTCTCGCTGCCCGAACCGGAGGGTAAGGTGCCGGTGCGCATCTCCGGCGGGGCGAGCGGCATAACGTTGAGCCGCCCCCGGGAAGCCGCGGCGCGGATGGTGGTGAAGGGCGGGGTCAGCAGGCTGGATTTCGACGGCCAGCGACTCGGCGCGGTGGGGGGGACGCTAAGGCTGCAGAGCACGGGTTACGGGGGCTCGGGAGACCACTACGAGATCGTGCTCTCCGGCGGGGCGAGCAGGCTGGACGTCGTCACCCGCTAG
- a CDS encoding iron-containing alcohol dehydrogenase — protein MRAGTHTFLPTRRVHFGAGSIARLEEEARPYGRAFVVTGRTLDEKTNLVRRVEGFLGERHAGTFAGMGEHTPGSAVERAVERVRGADLLVAFGGGSVVDGVKAVAARVGYPRQIAVPTTLSGAEWAHLVGVTDEAAGRKAGFADERAVPPVVILDPELTLATPERLWLSTGIRALDHAVEGILYGGEHPVTDVTGAEGVRRLVRLLPRSKREPGDVEVRGELQIASWLAYFAPLNTPMGISHVLGRRLGASYGIPHGITSCITLAPSLEVMRESFAPQRWELLSGALDGDPPERVAALVRELGLPHRLRDFGVPEEDLEKVASEFGERAARALEILRRAY, from the coding sequence GTGAGAGCGGGGACACACACCTTCCTTCCCACGCGCCGGGTGCATTTCGGCGCGGGCAGCATCGCGAGGCTCGAGGAGGAGGCGCGGCCGTACGGCCGCGCCTTCGTCGTCACCGGCCGGACGCTCGACGAAAAGACGAACCTGGTGAGGAGGGTGGAGGGGTTTTTGGGGGAGCGTCACGCCGGGACCTTCGCCGGGATGGGCGAGCACACGCCGGGGAGCGCCGTGGAGCGGGCGGTGGAGCGGGTGCGGGGGGCCGATCTCCTCGTCGCCTTCGGTGGGGGGAGCGTCGTAGACGGGGTGAAGGCGGTGGCCGCGAGGGTCGGTTACCCGCGGCAGATCGCCGTCCCGACGACCCTCTCGGGGGCCGAGTGGGCGCACCTCGTCGGGGTGACCGACGAGGCCGCCGGGCGCAAGGCTGGGTTTGCGGACGAGCGGGCGGTGCCGCCGGTGGTCATACTCGACCCCGAGCTCACGCTCGCCACGCCCGAGAGGCTCTGGCTCTCGACCGGGATACGGGCGCTCGACCACGCGGTGGAGGGGATCCTCTACGGGGGGGAGCACCCGGTGACCGACGTGACCGGGGCGGAGGGGGTGCGGCGTCTGGTGCGGCTTCTTCCGCGCTCGAAGCGCGAGCCCGGGGACGTGGAGGTGCGGGGTGAGCTTCAGATCGCATCCTGGCTCGCGTACTTCGCCCCGCTGAACACCCCGATGGGGATCTCACACGTGCTCGGGCGCAGGTTGGGGGCGAGCTACGGCATACCGCACGGCATCACCTCGTGCATCACGCTCGCCCCGAGCCTGGAGGTCATGCGGGAGAGCTTCGCCCCACAAAGGTGGGAGCTTCTCTCCGGGGCGCTCGACGGTGACCCGCCGGAGAGGGTGGCGGCGCTGGTCCGGGAGCTCGGGCTTCCGCACAGGCTGCGGGACTTCGGCGTGCCCGAAGAAGACCTGGAGAAGGTGGCCTCCGAGTTCGGGGAGCGCGCCGCCCGGGCGCTCGAGATACTGCGCCGGGCCTACTGA
- the wrbA gene encoding NAD(P)H:quinone oxidoreductase gives MAVKVAVIYYSATGNVYRLARAVEEGAREAGAEVRLRKVRELAPQEAIKSNRGWYEHSLETQDVPEASLEDLEWADAFVFGTPTRFGNVSAQLKQFLDTTGPLWAEGKLADKVASAFTSAQNAHGGQETTIATLYNVFAHWGTVIVPPGYTAQEVFEAGGNPYGASSTGREEGPTGEELAAARYQGRRVVEKAAALVRSRV, from the coding sequence ATGGCGGTCAAGGTAGCGGTGATCTACTACAGTGCGACGGGCAACGTCTACCGGCTGGCGCGGGCTGTCGAGGAGGGTGCCCGGGAGGCCGGGGCCGAGGTGCGTCTGCGCAAGGTAAGGGAGCTGGCGCCGCAGGAGGCGATAAAGAGCAACCGGGGCTGGTACGAGCATTCGCTCGAGACGCAGGACGTACCGGAGGCGAGCCTGGAGGATCTGGAGTGGGCGGACGCGTTCGTCTTCGGGACGCCGACGCGGTTCGGGAACGTCTCGGCGCAGCTCAAGCAGTTCCTCGACACGACGGGTCCGCTGTGGGCGGAGGGGAAGCTCGCGGACAAGGTGGCGAGCGCGTTCACGAGCGCGCAGAACGCCCACGGCGGGCAGGAGACGACCATCGCGACGCTCTACAACGTGTTCGCGCACTGGGGCACCGTGATCGTACCGCCCGGGTACACCGCTCAGGAGGTCTTCGAGGCGGGGGGCAACCCCTACGGGGCGAGCAGCACCGGGCGCGAGGAGGGGCCGACCGGGGAGGAGCTCGCCGCGGCCCGCTACCAGGGACGCCGGGTGGTCGAGAAGGCTGCGGCCCTGGTAAGGAGCCGGGTGTAG